A section of the Tumebacillus amylolyticus genome encodes:
- the phnD gene encoding phosphate/phosphite/phosphonate ABC transporter substrate-binding protein produces the protein MKLKKRGMLALLLTLTLSLITAGCGQSNAPTPAPSTSEGVAKEISVGLIPAEAKVSDQAMEKFRTYLAQQTGSTIKMGTYPDYNGVVEAMNAGKLDMAFLGPLTYVIANHKGGARAIAAKTAKGVPYYYSYILVHKDAPYNTLDDLLKDPKSVDFAFGDINSTSGSLVPGVELKKRGVFRSKDDSDFKSVVYTGAHDVTALSIQNKKVTAGAIDSAYYDKLVEQKKVDETQFKKIWQSDKLFQYPFAVSKSVNDATAQKLQDALVNMKDKEILDAFAADGFVKAEDKDYAAIRSVAEADGRLK, from the coding sequence ATGAAACTCAAAAAACGCGGGATGCTCGCTCTCTTGCTCACACTCACCCTGTCACTCATCACGGCAGGTTGCGGCCAATCCAACGCTCCCACACCCGCACCATCTACTTCTGAGGGTGTCGCCAAGGAAATTTCCGTCGGGCTCATTCCGGCTGAAGCGAAGGTCTCAGACCAAGCGATGGAGAAGTTCCGTACATACCTCGCGCAACAAACCGGGTCCACGATCAAGATGGGCACCTACCCGGACTACAACGGCGTCGTGGAAGCGATGAACGCCGGCAAATTGGACATGGCGTTCCTCGGTCCGCTGACCTACGTCATCGCCAACCACAAAGGCGGCGCACGCGCCATCGCGGCCAAAACCGCCAAGGGAGTTCCGTACTACTACTCCTACATCCTCGTTCACAAGGATGCTCCGTACAACACGCTCGACGATCTCTTGAAAGACCCGAAAAGCGTCGATTTCGCATTCGGCGACATCAACTCCACCTCCGGTTCCTTGGTGCCGGGCGTCGAATTGAAAAAACGCGGCGTCTTCCGCTCCAAGGACGACTCCGACTTCAAGAGCGTCGTCTACACCGGCGCCCACGACGTCACCGCCCTCTCGATCCAGAACAAAAAAGTCACCGCCGGTGCCATCGACTCTGCGTACTACGACAAACTGGTCGAGCAGAAAAAAGTCGACGAAACGCAATTCAAGAAGATCTGGCAATCGGACAAGCTGTTCCAATACCCGTTTGCCGTCTCCAAATCGGTCAACGACGCGACTGCGCAAAAGCTCCAAGACGCGCTCGTCAACATGAAGGACAAGGAAATTCTCGACGCGTTCGCAGCCGACGGTTTCGTCAAAGCAGAAGACAAGGACTACGCTGCCATTCGCTCCGTTGCGGAAGCAGACGGTCGTTTGAAGTAA